The genomic DNA GCGGCGTTGGTACCGCTCGTCGGCCTCTTCGGCGCGTACTTCCTCGGTTCGCCGACGCTCGGCTACCGACAGCTCGGCTTCATCTTCGTCGTCGCGACCATCGTCGGCGCGGTGGCGCTGAGCAAACTCGTCGGCGGGCTTCAGAGTCGACTCACGTTCGACACCGCTCGGTCCGTCACCGCCGTCGTGATGGTCGCGATGCTCGCGATGTCGATGGTCGTCGTCTTCCCGTCGCCGTACGTCATCAAGACGACACAGCACGTCTCCGAGCAACAGTACTCGGGCTACGAGACGACGTTCGACCACCGCAACGAGGAGGTGTTCTTCTCGGCCGCCGGCGGCGGTGCCGAACGCTTCTCCGACGCGGTGTACGGCTTCGAGAACGTCACCGAACCGTCCGGGCCGCCGGTGGGCGACACGACCGTCTCGGGCGGTAATGTGAGCAACGTCTCCGGGGTGTTCACCGGCCCACGGTACTTCGTGACGACGGAGGCGGACTACCAGCGCGAGATACTACTGTACAACCAGAAGGAGTACTCGCAGGACGAGTTCGAGTCGCTGCCGACGCAGCGGCAGATGAATCTCGTCCAGTCCAACGAGGAGTACACGCTGTACGTCACCCGCGACGGGTTCGAGTAGTTGACGTCCCGTCACCGTTCGACCCGCAGCGCCTTTCAACGACCAACTACTCGCCGGTTCTCGGAGGATACGCGATGCATAACAAAGCGAGTATCAACTCTGTCTCTGAGTAGTAGCAATGCATTCTGATTCGACGACGCGAGCATTCGTTCTCGGACTCGACGGCGTCCCGTGGGGGATGCTTCGGACTTGGATAGACGATGGGCATCTGCCCAACTTCAAACGCCTCGCCGACGAGGGCGCGTCCGGGTCGCTCCGAAGCACTCGCCCGGCGTCGACGCCGCTGGCGTGGCCCTCCATCGCGACCGGCGTATGGCCCGACAAACACAGCGTTTACGACTTCCGTCACCTCAACGGCGACTACCGCCGCCAGATGAACACGAGCGAGAACGTCGAGCGGCCGTCGCTCTGGAACATACTCTCCCCGGCGGTCGTCGGCAACGTCCCTATCACGTACCCCGCCTCGGAGATCGACGGCGCGATGGTTACTGGGATGCTCACGCCGGAGATCAACGACCGGTTCACCCATCCGCCGAAACTCCGACAGAAGATCGAGAACGAGATTCCCGACTACACTATCGGCCTCTACTACGAGGAGTACCACGACCGCAAAGACGAGTTCGTCACCGCCGTCGACGAACTCGTCGAGGGTCGCCGCAAACTGCTCTCGCTGCTCATGAACGAAGTCGACGACTGGCGTCTGTTCTTCTTCGTGTTCACGGCACCCGACCGCCTCCAGCACCTCATCTGGAACGAGGAGACGCTGTTGGCGCACTACCGACTGCTCGACACGGTCCTCGGCGACGTCCTCCGCTACGTCGAGGAGACGGACTCGACGCTCTACGTCGTCTCCGACCACGGGTTCGGCCCGATCGATAAGTATGCCTGTGCGAACACGCTGCTCGAACAGGAGGGCGTGTTGGTCCGCAAGGACGACGGTACCCGCGGTGCGCTGGGTCGGGTCGGCCTGACGAAAGACCGCATCACGGGGCTGTTCGACGCGATGAACATCGACATGGGCGAACTCATCAAACGGCTTCCCGGCGACCTCGTTGACTCCGTCGCCTCGCAGGTGCCGGGCGACCACGCGCTGTACGACGCCGACTTCTCGAAGACGAAGGCGTTCGTCCACGGCTCCGGACTCGTCTACGTCAACGACACCGAGCGTTTCTCCGAGGGCTGCGTCCCGCCGGAGGAGGTTCCGGCTGTCAGAGAGCGACTCGTCGAGATATTCGAGTCGTACCGAGACCCGGAGACGGGCGAAGCGGTGTTCGAGGCGTTCGACGGTGGCGAGGAGTATCCGAACGACGCGTGGGCACCGGACGTCGTTCTGGAGGGACAGCCCGGCTACGAGGTCCGCGCATCCCTCTCCGAGACAGTCTGTATCGCCAGTTCGCATCTCGAAGCGTCGCACCGTCCGGAAGGCATCTTCTACGCGTGGGGCCCCGACATCGCCCCCGGCGCAACTGTCGACGACGCGACTGTCGTCGACGTCGCTCCGACGCTCCTCCACGGTGTCGGCGAACCCGTCCCCGAAGACACCGACGGCCGCGTCCTGCTCGAAGCGTTCAAGCAGGATTCCACCCCAGCGACGCGGGAAGTCGAGTACGCGCCGTACAGCGAAGTCGGACGAAGCGACGCCGAGGAGACGGAGGACTTCTCGGGCGTCGAGGACCGCCTCAAAGGTCTCGGCTACATGGAGTAGCCGCACCGACTCTTCGCTCCCTCGCTCGGCGATTTAGCCTCCGCCGACAACCGGGCCATTACAATACCCCTTCTGACCGACTACCCGGTCGTGCCAACCGAACTACGCGCCTCCGAAATTGCATCGTTTCTCGGCGCGACGCTCGACGGCGACGACGTGCTCGTCACCGGCGTCGAATCGCTTTACGACGCCGACCCGTCCGACTTCGCGTTCTCGCGCTACGACGACCCCGAGAAGCTCGCCCGCTCCGACGCGGGACTGCTCATCTGTCCGGAGTCGACGCCCGACATCGCCGACCGGGCGCTCGTCCGTCATCCCGACCCGAAGCTCGGTTTCGTCAAAGTCGCTCGCGAGTTCTTCACCGAGCCGATCACGGAGACGGTCGTCCATCCCAGCGCCGTCGTCGCCGACGGCGCTGAACTCGGCAAACGCTGCTACGTCGGCGCACAGGCGTACGTCGGCGACGCGGTGACGCTCGGCGACGGCTGTCGCGTCCACGCCGGAACGACGCTCGGCGAACCCGGCTTCGGGTTCGCTCGCGACAAAGACGAGCGCCCGCTTCGACAGCCACATCTCGGGGAAGTCGTCCTCGGCGACAACGTCGAAATCGGCGCGAACAGCAGCATCGACCGCGCCGCGTTCTCCGAGACAGTCATCGGCGACGGGTCGGTGTTGAGCGCGCAGGTCCACATCGCTCACCAGGTCGTCGTCGGAGAGAACGTCTCGATGGCCTACGGCGTCGGTGTCTCGGGAAGTACAGAGATCGGCGACCGTGTCGTCGTCCAGCCCCACGTCTCCGTCGGCGGACACCTCCAGGTCGGTGACGACGCGGAACTGGGAATGGGGTCGACGGTGCTCGACGACGTCGAACCGGGAACAACTGTCGTCGGAACGCCCGCCCGCCCGATCCAGCGGTAATCTCGCTTCGTCCGTTTCGACGTTCGTTCAGCGGCCTCTTCTCCGTTCGACCTCTCAAGCGATTCGACCGGCGTCCGCCGCGACGACGGTGTACAGGTGCGAGAGTTCGGACTTCGAGTACGAGCGACCGTCGCCGATGATCTCCGAGACCACACCCGGATCCAGACCGCTCGCGTCGTCACGGAGGAGTTCGTTTATCGGTCCCGTTATCTCGGGGTGGCTCTGTCCGAACTCGCGCTTGACGAGGCTGACGATGGTCTTTTTCACGGTGGGGACGCGCCCGAGTTCCTCGTAGAACCGCTTCTTTAGGGCGTACTCGGTCGAGTTGATGGGGGCTCCGAAGTTGGCGTTTCGGATGTCGACCATCGCTGGAGAGAGCGCTTCGAGGAACGCGCGGTAGAGTTTGCGCCCGCGCTTCTGCTCTGCGGGGCAGTTCATCGCGTACTCGTACACCGGACGGGCGTAAAACGGCGCGACGCTCGGGTAGTAGTAGCGGTTCCTGTCCTCGCCGTGCGTGAGCCAGTTCATCCCCCGCTCGCGGAGCAGGTAGTGGACGTACCGGTTCGAGAGGTCCGATTCGGGGTACGACCGCACTCGGTCGCGGACGCTGTTTCGGAGTTCCTCCGTCGACACGCCCGTCATCTCGGCGGCGGTTTCGAGCGAGAAGATGCTGTTCGAATCGACGATCTCCTCGACGAGTTCGGCTTCCGAGGACGGGTCGTTCCCCGGCATCAGGTTCTCTAACACCTTGTCCCCGCCGTCACCGGTGACGTAGGAGGCGGGTCCGACGTCCTCGCGGAGCCGCTCGAAGAACTCGTAGATGAACGACATCCCGAGGTAATTCATCCCCTGCTTCGTCTCCAACAGCAGCGACGTCGCACGGTCGCTGCGCGGAACGGCGTACAGTTGCCACGGGATGTCTAACTCGTCGGCGACGATTTCGGCGACGTTCCCCTCCTCGCTGTCGCCGTCGCCGACGGTGAACGTCGCCGCGGTCGTGGGAACGCCCGCACGCGAGTATCCCGCCGCGACGGCGCGGGAGTCGAGACCGCCGCTGAGCGAGATGATGTGCTGGTCGGCGATACGCCCGCGGCGCTCGCAGGCCTCGATGAACAGTTCCGCGAGCGCTTCGGCGTTCTCCTCGATGCTTCGGTCCGCGTAGTCGTAGCTGTCGAAGTCGTACTCGTGTACCCGCCGCGTCGATGCTCCGCGGTCGTCGACCGTGAGCATCGATCCCGGCGAAATCCGCTCCACGTCCGAGTAGAGCGTCCGCGTTCCGAGCGTGTAGCCGAACAGAAGCATCTGCGCCGCTCCGATCCGGTCGAGATTCGTCGGCTCGTTCAGTTCGCGGGCGACGGAACGAACAAACTTCAGTTCCCTGGAGACGACGACGGTGTCGCCGATGGTAGCGTAGTAGGTCGGAAGCCGAGCGAGAACGTCCGTCAGCGCTCGAACGTCGCCGTTCGACTCGTCGACGGTGAGAACGACGAAGTCGCCGTCACGCGATTCGAGCCAGCGTTCGAGGTTAGCCGAGTCCCCCTCCTGCATCCACTCGGCGACCTTCCGAACCTCTTCCGCCGTGTCCTCCACGTCGTAGAGATATCCTTCGAGAACGGCGAGACCGCCGTCAAACTCGACGGTCTCGACGGGATACTCTTCGTATCCCACGTGACCGACGTACGTGCTCGATGCGTGGAAGTCTTCGTGTACT from Haloprofundus halobius includes the following:
- a CDS encoding alkaline phosphatase family protein, yielding MHSDSTTRAFVLGLDGVPWGMLRTWIDDGHLPNFKRLADEGASGSLRSTRPASTPLAWPSIATGVWPDKHSVYDFRHLNGDYRRQMNTSENVERPSLWNILSPAVVGNVPITYPASEIDGAMVTGMLTPEINDRFTHPPKLRQKIENEIPDYTIGLYYEEYHDRKDEFVTAVDELVEGRRKLLSLLMNEVDDWRLFFFVFTAPDRLQHLIWNEETLLAHYRLLDTVLGDVLRYVEETDSTLYVVSDHGFGPIDKYACANTLLEQEGVLVRKDDGTRGALGRVGLTKDRITGLFDAMNIDMGELIKRLPGDLVDSVASQVPGDHALYDADFSKTKAFVHGSGLVYVNDTERFSEGCVPPEEVPAVRERLVEIFESYRDPETGEAVFEAFDGGEEYPNDAWAPDVVLEGQPGYEVRASLSETVCIASSHLEASHRPEGIFYAWGPDIAPGATVDDATVVDVAPTLLHGVGEPVPEDTDGRVLLEAFKQDSTPATREVEYAPYSEVGRSDAEETEDFSGVEDRLKGLGYME
- a CDS encoding DapH/DapD/GlmU-related protein is translated as MPTELRASEIASFLGATLDGDDVLVTGVESLYDADPSDFAFSRYDDPEKLARSDAGLLICPESTPDIADRALVRHPDPKLGFVKVAREFFTEPITETVVHPSAVVADGAELGKRCYVGAQAYVGDAVTLGDGCRVHAGTTLGEPGFGFARDKDERPLRQPHLGEVVLGDNVEIGANSSIDRAAFSETVIGDGSVLSAQVHIAHQVVVGENVSMAYGVGVSGSTEIGDRVVVQPHVSVGGHLQVGDDAELGMGSTVLDDVEPGTTVVGTPARPIQR
- a CDS encoding asparagine synthase-related protein — encoded protein: MPGLTVVRGTDELDDASLSKSLENVRFLDWYEVHEDFHASSTYVGHVGYEEYPVETVEFDGGLAVLEGYLYDVEDTAEEVRKVAEWMQEGDSANLERWLESRDGDFVVLTVDESNGDVRALTDVLARLPTYYATIGDTVVVSRELKFVRSVARELNEPTNLDRIGAAQMLLFGYTLGTRTLYSDVERISPGSMLTVDDRGASTRRVHEYDFDSYDYADRSIEENAEALAELFIEACERRGRIADQHIISLSGGLDSRAVAAGYSRAGVPTTAATFTVGDGDSEEGNVAEIVADELDIPWQLYAVPRSDRATSLLLETKQGMNYLGMSFIYEFFERLREDVGPASYVTGDGGDKVLENLMPGNDPSSEAELVEEIVDSNSIFSLETAAEMTGVSTEELRNSVRDRVRSYPESDLSNRYVHYLLRERGMNWLTHGEDRNRYYYPSVAPFYARPVYEYAMNCPAEQKRGRKLYRAFLEALSPAMVDIRNANFGAPINSTEYALKKRFYEELGRVPTVKKTIVSLVKREFGQSHPEITGPINELLRDDASGLDPGVVSEIIGDGRSYSKSELSHLYTVVAADAGRIA